A genomic window from Luteolibacter sp. LG18 includes:
- the purH gene encoding bifunctional phosphoribosylaminoimidazolecarboxamide formyltransferase/IMP cyclohydrolase: MPITRALLSVSDKTGLAEFAKELDAMGVQLLSTGGTSKALRDAGLPVTDVSDYTGAPELFDGRVKTLHPKVHGGLLHRRDDKEHVAQAKQHDIPPIDLVVVNLYPFEETIAKADVTLDDAIENIDIGGPSMLRSAAKNYASVTVVTDPSDYTRVIEEMKENKGDTTRGLRQELAVKVFLRTSSYDSAITNFLGQSNEMSRTNFTVSLPLEQELRYGDNPHQKCSLYGDFRSCFSQIQGKELSYTNILDIEAAADLILDFVRPTVAILKHTNPCGVGQDDEDLRIAWQKAFETDRQAPFGGVIVCNRPLTEGLARVISEIFTDVIIAPEFEAEARAILQKKKNLRLMKINDAYFTAKKAPVIRSCPGGLMVMDRDHTALGLDNLESKVVTKRPPTEEEMRAMRFGWRVVKHVKSNAIVYANSDRTLGIGAGQMSRVDSSRIAVWKAQEAGLSLKGSIVASDAMFPFADGLKAAIESGATACIQPGGSIRDEEVIAAADEAGMAMIFTGHRHFRH; this comes from the coding sequence ATGCCGATCACCCGCGCTCTCCTCTCCGTCTCCGACAAGACCGGTCTCGCCGAATTCGCCAAAGAGCTGGACGCCATGGGCGTGCAACTGCTCTCCACCGGCGGCACCTCGAAGGCCCTCCGTGACGCCGGCCTGCCCGTGACCGACGTGTCCGACTACACCGGTGCCCCGGAACTTTTCGACGGCCGCGTCAAGACCCTCCACCCGAAGGTCCACGGCGGCCTCCTCCACCGCCGCGATGACAAGGAGCACGTCGCCCAGGCCAAGCAGCACGACATCCCGCCCATCGACCTCGTCGTGGTCAACCTCTACCCCTTCGAGGAAACCATCGCGAAGGCCGACGTCACCCTCGACGACGCCATCGAGAACATCGACATCGGCGGCCCCTCGATGCTCCGCAGCGCGGCGAAGAACTACGCCAGCGTCACCGTCGTCACCGATCCCTCCGATTACACCCGCGTGATCGAGGAGATGAAGGAGAACAAGGGCGACACCACCCGCGGCCTGCGCCAGGAGCTGGCGGTGAAGGTCTTCCTCCGCACCTCCTCCTACGATTCCGCGATCACCAATTTCCTGGGCCAGTCCAACGAGATGTCCCGCACCAACTTCACCGTCAGCCTGCCGCTCGAACAGGAGCTGCGCTACGGCGACAACCCGCACCAGAAGTGCTCGCTCTACGGGGACTTCCGTAGCTGCTTCAGCCAGATCCAGGGCAAGGAACTGAGCTACACCAACATCCTCGACATCGAGGCCGCCGCCGACCTGATCCTCGACTTCGTGCGCCCGACCGTCGCCATCCTGAAGCACACCAACCCGTGCGGCGTGGGCCAGGACGACGAGGACCTCCGCATCGCCTGGCAGAAGGCCTTCGAAACCGACCGCCAGGCCCCGTTCGGCGGCGTGATCGTCTGCAACCGCCCGCTCACCGAGGGCCTCGCCCGCGTGATCTCCGAGATCTTCACCGATGTCATCATCGCCCCGGAGTTCGAAGCGGAAGCCCGCGCGATCCTCCAGAAGAAGAAGAACCTCCGCCTGATGAAGATCAACGACGCCTACTTCACCGCGAAGAAGGCCCCCGTGATCCGCTCCTGCCCGGGTGGCCTCATGGTCATGGACCGCGACCACACCGCGCTCGGCCTGGACAACCTCGAAAGCAAGGTCGTGACCAAGCGCCCGCCGACCGAGGAGGAAATGCGCGCGATGCGCTTCGGCTGGCGCGTGGTGAAGCACGTGAAGTCGAACGCCATCGTCTACGCGAACTCCGACCGCACCCTCGGCATCGGCGCAGGCCAGATGAGCCGCGTGGACTCCTCCCGCATCGCCGTGTGGAAGGCCCAGGAAGCCGGCCTCAGCCTGAAGGGCTCGATCGTCGCCTCCGACGCCATGTTCCCCTTCGCCGACGGCCTCAAGGCCGCGATCGAATCCGGTGCCACCGCCTGTATCCAGCCCGGCGGCTCGATCCGTGACGAGGAAGTCATCGCCGCCGCCGACGAAGCCGGCATGGCCATGATCTTCACCGGCCACCGCCACTTCCGCCACTGA
- a CDS encoding fumarylacetoacetate hydrolase family protein, whose translation MRLIRFGEAGREEPGVLLPDGRRIDASGEFNDYDEGFFGLGGLESLAEWVKDGCPGGTEIPPDTRLGPPVNRPSKIVCVGKNYLDHAKEFGEGIPTEPPLFMKATTCWAGPNDEVIRPRGSEKLDYEVELAVVIGSTASYVDEIAALDCIAGYSVFCDYSERAFQKDMGGQWMKGKSADTFGPMGPCLVTADEVADPHGLRLWCKVNTEVRQNGWTGDMMFRIPFLISYISRFMTLLPGDVIATGTPSGVAMGMEIPRYLVPGDAVECGIEGLGELRQRVVALG comes from the coding sequence ATGCGCCTGATACGTTTTGGAGAAGCCGGTCGCGAGGAACCGGGGGTCTTGTTGCCGGATGGCCGGCGGATCGATGCCAGCGGGGAGTTCAATGATTACGACGAGGGCTTCTTCGGGCTGGGCGGCTTGGAATCGCTGGCGGAATGGGTGAAGGACGGCTGCCCCGGCGGCACCGAGATCCCGCCGGACACGCGCCTCGGCCCGCCCGTCAACCGCCCGTCGAAGATCGTCTGCGTCGGCAAGAACTACCTCGACCACGCCAAGGAGTTCGGCGAGGGCATCCCCACCGAGCCGCCGCTTTTCATGAAGGCCACCACCTGTTGGGCCGGGCCGAACGACGAGGTCATCCGCCCGCGCGGCTCCGAGAAGCTCGATTACGAGGTCGAGCTCGCCGTCGTCATCGGCAGCACCGCGTCCTACGTGGATGAAATCGCGGCGCTCGATTGCATCGCCGGTTACTCGGTGTTCTGCGATTACTCCGAGCGCGCCTTCCAGAAGGACATGGGCGGCCAGTGGATGAAGGGCAAGAGCGCCGACACCTTCGGTCCGATGGGCCCGTGCCTCGTCACCGCCGACGAGGTGGCCGATCCCCACGGCCTGCGCCTGTGGTGCAAGGTGAACACCGAGGTCCGCCAAAACGGCTGGACCGGTGACATGATGTTCCGCATCCCCTTCCTCATCAGCTACATCAGCCGGTTCATGACGCTGCTGCCCGGCGACGTGATCGCCACCGGCACCCCCAGCGGCGTGGCCATGGGCATGGAGATCCCCCGTTACCTCGTCCCCGGCGATGCCGTGGAATGCGGCATCGAGGGCCTCGGCGAACTGCGCCAGCGCGTGGTGGCTCTGGGGTGA
- a CDS encoding DUF3592 domain-containing protein, protein MLIALTPGLIFGWSFFALLLLGGGSLLLATLRNVRLLYRARSWPTTTGIVRQAELSEREDADGNTYRFRLEYVYVVDGETLIGREVFPGSDREWNGSMPRMADRYPQDGRVIVHYDPTHPDRAYLNIHPWNESNTGRLGISIICTLAGTFGIAVLLSHTP, encoded by the coding sequence GTGCTCATCGCCCTCACTCCCGGACTCATCTTCGGCTGGAGCTTCTTCGCCCTGCTCCTCCTCGGCGGAGGTTCACTGCTCCTCGCCACCCTCCGCAACGTCCGGTTGCTTTACCGCGCCCGCTCCTGGCCGACCACCACCGGCATCGTGCGGCAAGCGGAACTCTCGGAGCGCGAAGATGCCGATGGCAACACCTACCGTTTCCGCCTCGAATACGTCTACGTGGTCGATGGCGAAACCCTCATCGGCCGCGAAGTTTTTCCCGGCAGCGATCGGGAGTGGAACGGCTCCATGCCCCGGATGGCCGACCGCTATCCGCAGGACGGCCGGGTCATCGTCCACTATGATCCGACCCACCCCGATCGTGCCTACCTCAACATCCACCCGTGGAACGAAAGCAACACCGGCCGCCTCGGCATCTCGATCATCTGTACCCTGGCCGGCACCTTCGGCATCGCAGTGCTCCTCTCCCACACACCATGA